DNA from Thermomicrobium roseum DSM 5159:
ATTATCCCGCTCCCGTGCCAGGCGAGGACCTCCGTTGTCCCAGGGTGCGCAGGGGTGTGATGCCCATGCAATCCGTGAGCGAGGAGACATGAGGCGCAATGCGGACGAGACCGCGACTGCAACGGTAAACTGCGGTCTTGCGGGCAGGCTGAACGCGAGCGGGGAACGGCAGGGAGCCTCGTAGGGGGATGTTCCGGCAGTGGATATTGGTAGACGCACCGCACGCGTGGAGAAATGGAGCGACCCCTTCAGGATCGCTGGGCAAGGTCGTAAGACAATGCTGGATGCCCGGTTCGCGCGCGATGGTCCAGCGGCTGCTCGTCCATGATGGGGAGGTCGCAGCGAGTGCTACTCCGGTGGCTCCTCTGGGACGAGGGCTGCTGGGGCCGTGGGCTACACCGCTCGGCGACGCCGCGGGTTGGCGAACTCGTCAAGCCCGGCCGAAATGGCGAAGAGGCTGACGAAAATCGCGATGATGATCACGATGGGTGGCAAAAACCACCACCACATTCCATGCAGCAGGGCAGCGTAATAGCTGACCCAATAGATCGTCATCCCCAGCGTGTTCGCCTCCATCGGACCGAGTCCGATGACCTCCAGGCCGATGGAGGCGAGAATGGCGGAGGCCACGGCCCCGACGAAGGTGGCCATGAGATACGGAAGCAGGTTAGGAAGGACCTCGAAGAAGAGGATCTGCGAGTGGCTGGCCCCGGACAAGCGGGCAACTTGGACCCAGGCCCGCTCACGCAGCGTGAGGACCTGAGAACGGATCGTTCGTGCCGGCCAGAGCCACGCGAGCGAGGCAACGACGAGAGCCATCTGGGAAATCGAGAGATTTGCCCGAACTGAGACGGCAACCAGGATCAGGACGAGTAGCGGCGGGATCGTGAGCCCCACATCGACGATGCCGCGGACGATACTATCGATGATCCCACCGA
Protein-coding regions in this window:
- a CDS encoding ABC transporter permease, giving the protein MWAYLRRNPSLLVGLILLGIVLAFAGIGRLVWDTSMAAPLSSMPNQGPSWEHPLGTDRQGRDILAVMIVGTPLTLYIGVLAGLLGVIVGTILALLSGYFGGIIDSIVRGIVDVGLTIPPLLVLILVAVSVRANLSISQMALVVASLAWLWPARTIRSQVLTLRERAWVQVARLSGASHSQILFFEVLPNLLPYLMATFVGAVASAILASIGLEVIGLGPMEANTLGMTIYWVSYYAALLHGMWWWFLPPIVIIIAIFVSLFAISAGLDEFANPRRRRAV